The Grus americana isolate bGruAme1 unplaced genomic scaffold, bGruAme1.mat H_69, whole genome shotgun sequence genomic interval AAGTCTTCCAAAACCGAGACAGTGCAGATAGTCAGGAAATTTGGACAGGGCAAGCTGTAACATCTAGCCAGAATGGCTGTAAAAGGGAGAACTGAATGTGACATAATATGAAAGAACTCTTTGGAAATACCTGAAGTGATCATAATTACCATAATGAGGCACCTATTAAAAAGTTGTCACTAAGTATGGTTGTAGTATCAGTAGACTCAGAAAGTAACACTAAACTATTACATCATGGCTATGGCTGgtagcaattaaaaaatgagattttgctTGAGAAGGCAAGAAAACcatcaaagggaaggaaaatgccCAGGAAAGACAACAGCCTGTCTGTGACAGTATCACAGTTCCTTATATAGAAGTACAAAAATCTCCTGCCTCAAGGTGTTACAATTTAAAGGAATTCTTTAAAGACAGctatgggaaaaataaaattagggGAAGCTGAAACACATGCCCTTGGTGCATCAGCCCCATCATGTTACTTGGGACATCAATTTCTTCCAACAGCTTGTTCAGCTTTCTCATCCTTTTCATGTTACTCAGGACAAGTCCAGCATGTTAGGGAACAGAGGATATTAAATGAATATCCACCACCAGCTAGGAAGCACTTCCCAACTGACAGCTCCTCCTAATCTTCTGTTTAGCACCTCTCAGGCCCTACAGCCTTTTTCCACCTTTGGATTTAGTAAACGGCTCTGACCATATCGcaaaactttgcaaaaaaatttaCTCTCGCTTTTGTGCAAAGATGAATCCTTCTGTCTACAAGACCAACTTGCTAGCCTATGCCATTAGGAACCCTCTCACTTGATCATGGGTGTGCCCTTTGCATGAAATAAGTATTTTCGCTGAAATATCTTGCCCTGCATTTACTGCTGagcctgggcctcctgggcagagatgaGGTGGTAGGTGTGCTCCGGCCTGTGACTCACCCCAGTGGCACACCGGTAGTGTCTGGGTGTGCGGGCATGGCGTCAGCCAAACCCTGGTGTCCCTCAGGGCTGTCTGTAGAGGAGCTCGGAGGGAAGGTGTAATGCCTCACACCCAGCACATTAAAAGGGAGACACAAGCAGTAGATTTTGTTCCCAGTTGTTTCCCATAAACAGCTCAGACTGGCTGTCTGTATCTAAACTACTGAGGTGATATATGAACAGATCTTACTTTTCACAGAGCTCAGGGACAGGGTTATCATATTAACAATTAAAAGCAAACGCACAAGCCCCCTCCTGCCCAGGTACCCTGCTACTGTGGCAGGACCCGTTTTTCCACAGGGAATGGCAGCACTTCCCTCTGCCCGACTGGGAATGGAGCACCCATCAGGCTTCCAGGACTGATTTCCCAGCTCAGGTCTCTCACCACAAGTAGACCCAGCTGAGGATTTCGGATCTTCTAGGCCAATCCTCTGTATAAGAGAAGTTGtggcttgattttattttttgatcaCTTTTTGGTGGAATCACCTGGTCCGTTATAGGACTGAGTTTTCCCTGGTGAAACTTGCAGCCACTGCCAGCCATGCGTGTGGAGGCCGGGCTAACGCTGAGGCAGCGGCCTGGAGCACAGCCGGGGCACCCTCCCAATGGGGTTCAGTGGACCCGCCCGGTGGTGCTCACAGGATCCAGCTGGGCTGAGTCACTGGGATGACAGCATCAATTTTCACAGGTATGGAGAGAATCATGTAGCAGAACTCTGTGACGTTCATTTCATAATTTGCTGCCTTTAATGAAATTGGATAATTACAGGTAAAGAAGGTATTAGGTATGGCATCactgctactttttttcttgttgtttatTGTTGACCAGGCGTCTGTTAAATATTATCAACTTCTCAGTGGCGGTGACAGGGCTGCTGTTTCCCGCCGCAAACAGGGCTCCCCTCTGACGCGGCCCATGCCCGCTGCCTGCCGCCCTGCCTCCGCCCCCGCCCCGTCGGACCGACCTCACGGGGCGCCTAcctccgcgccccccccccccccaagtggTACAGCCGCCTTTCCCCCCTTCTCGCGGCGTCCGGTGGTTCGTGCCGGCGGGCCGGGACGCAGGGGGCGGGGGCGGTGTGTGTGGCGCATGCGCAGGGGCGCGCATGGCGGTCACCCAGCTGAGGGCGGTTGTTGTGGGAACGGCGGCGGGTCGGGCCTCCCGGGTCGAGTCGGACCGGGCGCTCCCGGGAGGCCGGTGAGGGCGGCTTGCCGCCCGGGGCAGTCCTGGAGCCGGGAAGGGCCGGGCCGCCATCGTGCGCAGCGCCGTGGGTGAGGAGCGGCGGGTGTGAGCGAGGTCTGTGCGCCGGGGCCGGCCCCCTAGGTCCGTGTGAGGGGCTCGGCGGCTGCGGGGGAAGGACGGGGACGAGGGGGTGTTCCTGCCGGTGTTCGTGTGGGGGCGGAGGAGCTGTCGCGGCCCTGCTGGAGCCAGGGCTTGCCGTAGTGAGTCGCCTTGTTCAGGGCCTGTTCGTGCCATCGGATTAGTGTGTTTTACCCCGGTTTTCCCCCGGGAGATGTGTGGGGGCGACGACAGGACTGATGGGACTTCACTTTCGAGTCCGTCTTGTCAGGTGTGGGGCCGTGGGGCGGGCGTAGGGCCCTCGGACCGGGGCTGCCAGCGAAACCCGTCGTCTTGGAGCAGAGCATCTGTGAGCAAAGGTCAGGGTGAGTAGGTCCCTACAGGATCTGGGCAGTCGTGGTGGCATTTGCTGCACGGTGGAGCAAGGTGGGAGCATCTCATCAAGGGCTCTGCACTCGGTGGTCGTTGTGGCTTTTTCATCTAGGTCCCACCAAACTCACAAACGCATTGTGGTTCTGAGCATTTACTGGCTGCAGTGGGTCCAGTGGTCATGCTGATATAGCCTAAATCGTTCATAAAATGAGCCGGTgttcaaatatttcagtattatcTGGGTTTTCCCTCCCCACAAATCTTTGGTTTTGAACTACACAGTGTTCAGGGAAGTTTCAGCTAACTTGAGGCACTTACTGCTGGGCTGTGCAGTTAATTACACTAATGTTAATAATACATATTAATGTTGCTTGTCTGCATTCCTTGCTCTTCTTGCATTTTTGGAATATGTTTTTTGTTGGAAGCTGGTTTAATGTTCAGAAACTGATTGCAAAGTCTTGTTTTGAAACATGAttccaaaaggctttttctgtgTAAGTGGTCCTGCTTACTGGATTAagtttttgtcattttatgCCTTGGATCTGTATTTGAGATTCTGAATTGCACTCAAAGCCGTAGGAAGTGGTGGAAAATAAGTGAGGGAAAAACAATGGAGTAGGAGAATAACTGCGCACTGCTGTTGAAATGCAAGTTTCATAAGTAAGAAAACAtggtttgtttcttgttttttctcttcctttttcttgccttcttcCTGTGCCCtcttcagtttttgtttcaggGCGTTATTTTGTACTAGTACAGATTTTGCAGGCCAGTTGTTAATCTTAAACAAATtgcttcagtttgttttgtttgtctaCCTGTCTTTGGGATAACTGTGCCTAATGGCAACAGGACCAAAGTTGTAACTGCAGTGGAAGTGAGTTCTCTATGGTTTGGAAGCTATGTATATGGATGACTTAAAaattcacataattttttttctccttgttccaGATGGAAGAGTTCATGGTTTCTGGTTTGCATAACAGCAGAGACTGAATAGGCATAAAGGAGACTGTAGTGTGGGTGAGAAGTGTCAAGCCCCTTGCAAGGCTTTGCTCtgtaaaaaagaagaaatgaatcCTACAAATGATGATCCAGTGTTTGGGACCATTTTTGACTGGGACTATCTCTTATGGGAAGTTCGTTTGACATTTTTAGCTGCTGGTTTTTTAATCTACCTGGGAGTATTTCTTCTGTCTCACTGGTTGTCTTCATGGATAAGTACCACTTATCGTGCCTTGTATGCAAAGGAGAAGGTGTTTTGGAATATGGCGGTCACACGTGGTGTGTTTGGACTTCAGAGTTGTGTTGCTGGGTTATGGGCTTTGCTCATAGATCCTGTTTTTCATGCTGACAAAGTGTATTCACAGCAGAAGTGGAGTTGGTTTAACTGTTTGATAGCTGCTGGATTTTTCTTGCTTGAAAATGTAGCTGTTCACATGTCCAACAttattttcagaacatttgATGTGTTCTTGGTAGTTCATCACTTGCTTGCTTTTGGTGGCTTGGCTGGTCTAGTAATTAATGTGAAATCTGGACATTATCTGCCTTTGATGGGAATGCTGCTGGAGATGAGTACTCCCTCAACATGCATTTCCTGGATGCTACTAAAGGTAAGAATGggataattttcaaattatgttTGTAACAGTTTTCATGCATCTCGCTTGTCCATAGGTGAGCCACGTGGTTTGTCTAGCTAGCTTTCCAGCAAAACCATGTTCATCTAACTGACGTTATTGTGATACCTGCTTTTGTCGTGATGATATTTCTGTAGTCCTCCATAAAGGTTTCTGTGTGATGCTGTGCGCATGTGGATAGTGAGACGGTATAGATTTGTTCTGAGTTTGGGATGCTGTATGCATGTGGAATATCATAGCTTTATATAGAAAAAATGCCTGAcagtgtgtgtatgtgaaaGCTGGGTATTTGCATTAGTTCTACAGATTGCTCAGTGCCTTATCTTAAAGTAACAATCTCATTTCTGCATactttctgttcttgtttttctagGCTGGCTGTGCTAATAcctttttctggaaggcaaaccAGTGGGTGATGATCCACCTGTTTCACTGCCGCATGATTCTTACTTACCACATGTGGTGGGTGTGTATTTTCAATTGGAATTCTGTGATGGAAAATCTGGGACTTgttcattttattgttttattctCGGGATTATTTGCTGTTACACTAATACTTAACCCATACTGGACATACAAAAAAACTCAGCAACTCCTCAGCCCAACTGACTggaactttgaaaataaagcaatggaaaatggaaaactaaaTGG includes:
- the LOC129200358 gene encoding protein CLN8-like, with protein sequence MNPTNDDPVFGTIFDWDYLLWEVRLTFLAAGFLIYLGVFLLSHWLSSWISTTYRALYAKEKVFWNMAVTRGVFGLQSCVAGLWALLIDPVFHADKVYSQQKWSWFNCLIAAGFFLLENVAVHMSNIIFRTFDVFLVVHHLLAFGGLAGLVINVKSGHYLPLMGMLLEMSTPSTCISWMLLKAGCANTFFWKANQWVMIHLFHCRMILTYHMWWVCIFNWNSVMENLGLVHFIVLFSGLFAVTLILNPYWTYKKTQQLLSPTDWNFENKAMENGKLNGERHQKKRI